The Niastella koreensis GR20-10 genome includes a window with the following:
- a CDS encoding ferredoxin--NADP reductase, with the protein MSLTWHTGKVIRIVNETSNTRRYWIEVPELQAFDFEPGQFVTLDLPIHEKPNKRWRSYSIASWPDGSNVFELVIVLLDGGAGTTWLFNEVKEGDQLTFRGPQGKFTLPEPIDRDLFFICTGTGIAPFRSMAHHILNHNITHQNIYLIFGCRKLTDNLYGTELEELAEKVTSFQYLPTFSREVPENYDHLIRTGYVHTIYEEIIRANSAQANTSPPALKPAYFYLCGWKNMIDEAKQRIQDLGYDRKTIHLELYG; encoded by the coding sequence ATGTCATTAACCTGGCACACCGGAAAAGTTATTCGTATTGTAAACGAAACCAGTAATACCAGACGGTACTGGATAGAAGTGCCTGAGCTGCAAGCGTTCGATTTTGAACCCGGTCAGTTTGTAACCCTCGACCTGCCCATTCATGAAAAACCCAACAAACGGTGGCGCAGCTATTCAATTGCATCCTGGCCGGATGGCAGTAATGTGTTTGAACTGGTGATTGTTTTACTGGACGGTGGCGCCGGCACTACCTGGCTTTTTAACGAAGTAAAAGAAGGAGATCAGTTAACGTTTCGTGGCCCACAAGGCAAATTTACCCTGCCCGAACCTATTGACCGCGACCTGTTTTTTATTTGTACCGGTACGGGCATCGCGCCCTTCAGGTCGATGGCGCATCATATTTTAAACCACAATATTACCCACCAGAACATTTACCTGATCTTTGGCTGCAGAAAGCTTACCGATAACCTGTATGGTACTGAATTAGAGGAGCTGGCGGAAAAAGTGACCAGCTTTCAATACCTGCCCACCTTCTCCCGCGAAGTACCCGAAAATTATGATCACCTGATACGAACGGGGTATGTGCATACTATTTATGAGGAAATAATCCGGGCCAACAGTGCGCAGGCAAACACCAGCCCACCTGCCTTAAAACCAGCCTATTTTTATTTATGCGGCTGGAAGAACATGATAGATGAGGCCAAACAACGCATTCAGGACCTGGGATATGATCGCAAAACCATTCACCTGGAACTGTATGGATAA
- a CDS encoding glycine--tRNA ligase: MATDNNRFQAIIAHCKEYGFIFQSSEIYDGLSAVYDYGQWGSELKKNIRDYWWKSMTQMHENIVGIDAAIFMHPTTWKASGHVDNFSDPMIDNKDSKKRYRVDHLLEAKADEWEKEGKKAEGDALLAEMDKLLVANDYDGLKKLIEDNKIKCSVSGTANWTEIRQFNLMFSTQLGSVSEEASEIYLRPETAQGIFVNFLNVQKTGRMKIPFGIAQTGKAFRNEIVARQFIFRMREFEQMEMQFFVRPGTQKEWYEYWKEERMKWHLSLGIPKEKYRFHDHAKLAFYADAACDIEYDFPIGFKEVEGIHSRTDYDLSKHQEYSKKKMQYFDAEINQNYIPYVIETSIGLDRTVLMVLSQAYAEEDLSTAEKQDSRVVLKLPPKLAPIKLAILPLVKKDGLPEIAREIMDECKPHFRCFYEEKDTIGKRYRRMDAIGTPFCITVDKQTKEDGTVTIRHRDSMQQDRIPANQVREFVQKYLV; this comes from the coding sequence ATGGCAACAGATAACAACAGGTTCCAGGCAATAATTGCGCATTGCAAAGAGTATGGATTTATTTTTCAGTCCAGTGAAATATACGATGGGCTTAGTGCCGTATATGACTACGGTCAGTGGGGTAGTGAGCTCAAGAAAAACATCCGTGATTACTGGTGGAAGAGCATGACCCAGATGCACGAGAACATTGTTGGTATCGATGCGGCCATTTTTATGCATCCCACCACCTGGAAGGCCAGTGGCCACGTGGATAATTTCAGCGATCCCATGATCGATAATAAAGACAGTAAAAAGCGCTACCGGGTCGACCACCTGCTGGAGGCAAAAGCCGATGAGTGGGAAAAAGAAGGAAAGAAGGCCGAAGGGGATGCCTTACTGGCTGAGATGGATAAACTATTGGTAGCCAATGATTACGATGGCTTGAAAAAGCTCATAGAAGATAATAAAATAAAATGTTCTGTAAGCGGTACCGCGAACTGGACTGAAATACGTCAGTTTAACCTGATGTTCAGCACCCAGTTAGGCAGCGTGTCGGAAGAGGCCAGTGAAATATACCTGCGCCCCGAAACGGCCCAGGGTATTTTCGTAAACTTCCTGAACGTTCAAAAAACCGGTCGCATGAAAATACCATTTGGTATTGCGCAAACCGGTAAAGCATTCCGTAACGAGATCGTTGCCCGCCAGTTCATCTTCCGCATGCGGGAGTTTGAACAAATGGAAATGCAGTTCTTCGTTCGGCCTGGCACCCAAAAAGAGTGGTACGAATACTGGAAAGAAGAACGCATGAAATGGCACCTGAGCCTGGGTATTCCCAAGGAAAAGTACCGTTTTCATGATCATGCTAAGTTGGCCTTTTATGCCGACGCCGCTTGCGATATAGAGTATGATTTCCCTATAGGATTTAAAGAAGTAGAAGGTATACATTCCCGCACAGACTACGATTTAAGCAAACACCAGGAATACAGCAAAAAGAAAATGCAGTATTTCGATGCAGAGATCAATCAGAACTATATCCCTTACGTAATTGAAACATCCATAGGGCTCGATAGAACGGTTCTGATGGTCTTAAGCCAGGCTTATGCCGAGGAAGACCTGAGCACTGCCGAAAAGCAGGATAGCCGGGTGGTGTTGAAGCTCCCCCCCAAACTGGCTCCCATTAAACTGGCCATTTTGCCTTTGGTGAAAAAAGATGGGTTACCAGAAATTGCCCGTGAGATCATGGACGAATGCAAACCGCATTTCCGTTGTTTTTATGAAGAAAAAGACACTATAGGAAAGCGTTATCGTCGTATGGATGCAATAGGTACACCATTCTGTATAACAGTCGATAAACAAACCAAAGAAGACGGAACTGTGACCATCCGTCACCGTGATTCCATGCAACAGGATCGTATTCCCGCTAATCAGGTCAGGGAATTTGTTCAGAAATACCTTGTCTAA
- a CDS encoding nucleotide pyrophosphohydrolase, which translates to MLIKEAQQQVDHWIKTVGVRYFSELTNMVILTEEVGELARHMARIYGDQSYKKGEQPPFRQPAERAGEGPLADEMADVLWVLICLANQTGVDLTEALEKNFEKKNIRDATRHKENEKLK; encoded by the coding sequence ATGCTAATAAAAGAAGCGCAGCAACAGGTTGACCACTGGATAAAAACAGTGGGCGTACGATATTTCAGCGAACTAACCAATATGGTTATTCTCACCGAAGAGGTGGGGGAACTGGCAAGACATATGGCACGTATTTACGGAGATCAATCGTATAAAAAAGGTGAACAACCTCCCTTCCGCCAGCCGGCGGAGAGGGCCGGGGAGGGGCCGCTGGCCGATGAAATGGCCGATGTGTTATGGGTGCTTATCTGCCTGGCCAACCAAACCGGTGTGGACCTTACAGAAGCGCTGGAAAAGAATTTTGAAAAAAAGAATATCCGGGATGCTACGCGGCACAAGGAAAATGAAAAGCTGAAGTAA
- the dtd gene encoding D-aminoacyl-tRNA deacylase gives MRAVIQRVTQANVVINNTVRSSISKGLLILVGIEDSDTTEDLIWLSGKVVNLRIFNDAAGVMNESVIDQGGDILVVSQFTLHASTKKGNRPSYIRASKPPVAIPLYEQFVQQLQTDLGKPVFTGEFGADMKVSLLNDGPVTIVIDTKNKE, from the coding sequence ATGCGAGCGGTCATACAACGGGTAACTCAGGCGAATGTTGTAATTAATAATACTGTACGGTCATCTATTTCAAAGGGTTTGCTTATTCTGGTAGGAATTGAAGACAGCGATACCACCGAAGATCTTATTTGGCTGAGTGGTAAAGTGGTTAACCTGCGCATCTTTAACGATGCAGCCGGTGTAATGAATGAATCGGTAATTGACCAGGGAGGCGATATCCTGGTAGTAAGCCAGTTTACCCTACATGCTTCTACAAAAAAGGGGAACCGGCCATCTTATATCAGGGCCTCCAAACCACCAGTTGCCATCCCGTTATACGAACAGTTTGTACAGCAGTTACAAACAGATCTGGGAAAACCTGTGTTTACCGGCGAATTTGGCGCCGATATGAAGGTATCGCTGCTGAACGACGGGCCTGTAACTATAGTTATTGATACAAAAAATAAAGAATAA
- the arfB gene encoding alternative ribosome rescue aminoacyl-tRNA hydrolase ArfB, whose amino-acid sequence MKIDVSKELEFQTARSGGKGGQNVNKVETMVEGYFNISKSLILSEEQKAIVQKKLAAKINSEGFLQVKSQIHRSQLSNKEEVVKKMNALLTQALKKEIRRIATKPSKGSKEKRLESKQKQSQHKKNRRKFRPGDL is encoded by the coding sequence ATGAAGATAGATGTTTCAAAAGAATTAGAATTCCAAACTGCGCGAAGCGGTGGAAAGGGCGGACAGAACGTAAACAAGGTGGAGACGATGGTGGAGGGATATTTTAATATATCTAAATCGCTGATTTTAAGCGAAGAACAAAAAGCAATTGTTCAAAAGAAATTAGCTGCAAAAATAAATTCGGAAGGGTTTTTGCAAGTAAAGAGCCAGATTCACCGCAGCCAGTTGTCGAACAAGGAAGAAGTGGTAAAAAAAATGAATGCGTTATTAACCCAGGCATTAAAGAAAGAAATAAGACGTATCGCCACCAAACCTTCCAAGGGATCAAAGGAAAAGCGGCTCGAATCAAAACAGAAACAATCACAACACAAAAAGAACCGCCGAAAATTCCGTCCCGGCGATTTGTAA
- a CDS encoding MbnP family protein translates to MKLTHKLHRVNLPKLFIGLLLVTAVFSCQKELHFDKVPEKDHNLVLKFKPVATYDSVPLELGKTYTNYFKEQYVPTGFKFYVHNIQMINTDSGKVFKLANDKYYLVDFSDSTTTEIKLGILPYVYNRISFTIGVDSARNVSGAQTDALDPANGMFWTWNTGYIMAKLEGTSAKSPQAGKFEFHIGGFSGADNVIKTVTLLFPYAQNLDMKAGKESQMFVTCDANDWFFNPWDIKIADNPVITTPGQLATQVAENYSKMFTVDSVYNEQ, encoded by the coding sequence ATGAAACTGACTCACAAACTGCACCGAGTTAATTTGCCCAAACTATTTATTGGATTACTGTTAGTAACAGCAGTTTTTTCGTGCCAGAAAGAATTACATTTTGACAAAGTACCTGAGAAAGACCACAACCTGGTCCTGAAATTTAAACCCGTTGCTACTTATGACTCTGTGCCTCTTGAGTTAGGTAAAACCTACACCAATTATTTTAAAGAACAGTATGTACCTACCGGTTTCAAGTTCTATGTGCACAATATTCAAATGATAAATACCGACTCTGGTAAAGTATTCAAACTGGCTAACGATAAATATTACCTGGTCGATTTTTCTGATTCTACTACTACCGAGATCAAACTTGGGATTTTACCATATGTGTATAACCGTATTTCGTTTACCATTGGAGTTGACAGCGCCCGTAATGTAAGCGGCGCCCAAACCGATGCACTGGACCCTGCCAATGGCATGTTCTGGACCTGGAATACCGGTTACATTATGGCCAAGCTGGAAGGCACATCGGCCAAATCGCCGCAGGCTGGTAAATTCGAGTTTCACATTGGTGGCTTTTCAGGAGCCGACAACGTAATTAAAACGGTGACTTTATTATTCCCTTACGCGCAAAACCTGGATATGAAAGCCGGCAAAGAAAGCCAGATGTTTGTTACCTGTGATGCCAATGACTGGTTTTTCAACCCCTGGGATATAAAAATTGCCGATAACCCGGTTATTACAACTCCCGGCCAACTGGCAACGCAGGTGGCTGAGAACTATTCAAAAATGTTTACCGTAGATTCTGTGTATAACGAACAATAA
- a CDS encoding cytochrome-c peroxidase, which translates to MLFSGCLLVNACNKKSGEGNSGPHPLTLPQPAGFPAPQYSFTGNPLTREGVELGRKLFYDGRLSKDGNFPCASCHQQFAAFSTYDHPLSHGFNNQFTLRNAPGLFNMAWNKEMHWDGGITNIEVQPLAPMTAPNEMAETVSNVISKLQQDDEYRKMFTAAFGSDTVNTQRMLFAITQFVTSLVSANSKYDRVKQGMASFSQTEQNGYTLFQAKCTGCHPEPLFTDHSFRNVGLPVDPFIKDYGRMRITNNRADSLKFKVPSLRNVAVTFPYEHDGRFSSITSVLDFYSSDVQNGPTLDPLLKNKIPLTNAEKFYLVEFLKTLTDSTFISDTRFAQP; encoded by the coding sequence TTGCTTTTTTCAGGATGCCTGCTGGTAAATGCCTGTAATAAAAAATCAGGCGAGGGTAACAGCGGGCCTCATCCGCTTACACTACCTCAACCAGCAGGATTTCCTGCCCCGCAATACTCCTTTACCGGCAATCCTCTTACTCGGGAAGGGGTTGAACTGGGCAGGAAACTATTTTATGATGGCCGCCTTTCGAAAGATGGCAATTTCCCCTGCGCCAGCTGCCATCAGCAGTTTGCCGCCTTCTCCACATACGATCACCCGCTTAGTCATGGGTTTAATAACCAGTTTACTTTACGCAATGCACCGGGTCTGTTCAACATGGCCTGGAACAAGGAAATGCATTGGGATGGCGGTATTACCAATATAGAAGTACAGCCCCTGGCGCCCATGACAGCGCCCAATGAAATGGCGGAGACCGTAAGCAATGTGATTAGTAAACTGCAGCAGGATGATGAGTATAGAAAAATGTTTACAGCCGCCTTTGGTAGTGACACCGTCAATACCCAACGCATGTTGTTTGCCATTACCCAGTTTGTAACGTCCCTGGTTTCGGCCAATTCAAAATACGACAGAGTAAAACAGGGCATGGCCTCTTTTTCACAAACAGAGCAAAACGGGTACACCCTGTTTCAGGCTAAATGTACCGGTTGCCATCCTGAGCCCCTGTTCACTGATCATAGTTTTCGCAATGTAGGGTTACCGGTTGACCCTTTCATCAAAGATTATGGTAGAATGCGTATTACCAATAACCGGGCAGACTCACTGAAATTTAAAGTACCCAGCCTGCGCAATGTGGCCGTTACTTTTCCGTATGAACACGATGGCCGCTTTTCTTCCATTACCAGTGTGCTGGACTTTTACAGCAGCGATGTTCAGAATGGTCCCACCCTCGATCCGCTGCTAAAGAACAAGATCCCGCTTACAAATGCCGAAAAGTTTTACCTGGTTGAATTTCTGAAAACGCTTACCGATTCTACGTTTATAAGCGATACCAGGTTTGCGCAACCGTAG
- a CDS encoding oligosaccharide flippase family protein — MSGIKKLAGQTLWYGVSTIFSRFLNYLLTPYLTYKLSGAGFGEMSLVYAAIPFLSTLFLFGIDTAYFRFVQKPEFASDIYSTLSISIFSSTIFLSVMLLLFHSSFAHLISIQDHPEYILISVFIIACDTLSALPFAKLRQENRPVKFATIRVTTILIYIAVVYFFLSVCPRLLEQNSNSPLLIIYNKNFGVGYILLGNAISAFYQFIALRKEVFGFQLKFNTAMWKEIMIYAWPIAIASFAGMINETFDRIMLGWWAPTHSVEAARTEVGIYSACYKLSILITLFIQAFRMGAEPFFFKQSVQEDAPRTYARVMKFFVITISVMFLMVALYLDIWKQFIRNKEMWTGLTVVPILLFANMFLGIYYNLSIWYKLSQKTSAGAVITFVGAALTLIINAIFIPRYSYMACAWATFICYGSMMAISYFWGQKVYPIPYATKKLCAYMVIAAIIYLVHRTIIGWWPKEWISLSLATLFTVGYLVFILRIERKEFSKLPYVGKLIYRFI; from the coding sequence TTGAGCGGTATAAAAAAATTAGCCGGGCAAACATTGTGGTATGGGGTCAGCACTATTTTTTCCCGTTTCCTGAATTATCTGCTTACTCCGTACCTGACTTATAAGTTAAGTGGCGCTGGTTTTGGAGAAATGAGCCTGGTATATGCAGCCATTCCATTTTTAAGTACCCTGTTCCTGTTTGGAATAGATACGGCTTATTTCAGGTTTGTGCAGAAACCTGAATTTGCCTCCGACATTTATAGTACGCTTTCCATTTCCATATTTTCCAGCACCATTTTCCTGTCGGTAATGCTGCTGCTTTTCCACTCCTCCTTTGCGCACCTGATCTCTATCCAGGACCATCCGGAGTATATTTTGATAAGCGTATTTATCATTGCCTGTGATACTTTATCGGCCCTGCCCTTTGCCAAACTGCGGCAGGAAAACCGCCCGGTAAAGTTTGCCACCATCCGGGTAACAACTATCCTGATCTACATTGCTGTGGTATATTTCTTTTTATCGGTTTGTCCACGATTGCTGGAGCAAAATTCAAACAGTCCGCTTTTAATTATCTATAATAAGAATTTCGGGGTGGGGTATATCCTGTTGGGAAATGCCATTTCAGCATTTTACCAATTTATTGCCTTAAGAAAGGAGGTGTTCGGCTTTCAGCTGAAGTTCAATACTGCCATGTGGAAGGAGATCATGATCTATGCCTGGCCCATCGCTATTGCCAGTTTTGCCGGGATGATCAACGAAACCTTCGACCGTATTATGCTGGGCTGGTGGGCGCCCACGCACTCGGTGGAGGCCGCCCGCACCGAAGTGGGTATTTACAGTGCCTGTTACAAATTGTCGATCCTTATTACCCTGTTCATCCAGGCTTTCCGGATGGGTGCAGAACCGTTTTTCTTTAAACAATCGGTGCAGGAAGATGCGCCCAGGACCTATGCCCGGGTAATGAAATTCTTTGTGATCACCATTTCGGTCATGTTCCTGATGGTGGCGCTGTACCTCGACATCTGGAAACAATTTATCAGGAATAAAGAAATGTGGACGGGGCTGACAGTGGTTCCTATTCTGCTTTTTGCCAATATGTTCCTGGGCATCTATTACAACCTTTCTATCTGGTATAAGTTATCGCAAAAAACCTCGGCGGGCGCCGTTATCACATTTGTGGGGGCTGCCCTTACCCTGATAATAAATGCCATTTTCATTCCCCGCTACAGTTATATGGCCTGCGCATGGGCAACCTTTATTTGTTACGGCAGTATGATGGCCATATCCTATTTCTGGGGACAAAAAGTTTACCCCATTCCTTATGCTACCAAAAAGCTGTGCGCCTATATGGTGATAGCAGCTATTATTTACCTGGTGCATCGTACCATCATTGGCTGGTGGCCTAAAGAATGGATAAGCCTTTCACTGGCCACTTTGTTTACGGTTGGTTACCTCGTATTTATTTTGCGGATTGAACGGAAAGAATTCAGTAAGTTACCCTATGTGGGAAAGCTGATCTACAGATTCATTTAA
- a CDS encoding MBL fold metallo-hydrolase has product MLTVTSFTFSPIQENTYVVHNEKGECCIIDPGCYFGNERNELKEYIQTSGLTPKYLLNTHCHLDHVFGNKFIHDTWGLTLHIHEKEKPLLEQAPAFGMSWGLPFDNYKGDLIFLREGDTIPLGNDAFQVLFTPGHSPGHIAFYCQAQQFVLGGDVLFLESIGRTDLPGGNFDTLIASIRNQLFVLPDETVVYPGHGPQTTIGYEKKHNPFLNG; this is encoded by the coding sequence ATGCTTACAGTGACGTCGTTTACATTTAGCCCCATTCAGGAAAATACGTATGTGGTGCATAACGAGAAGGGGGAATGCTGCATTATTGACCCCGGCTGTTACTTCGGCAATGAACGTAATGAGCTGAAAGAGTATATACAAACTTCCGGCCTCACGCCTAAATATTTGTTAAATACCCATTGCCATCTCGACCACGTATTCGGAAACAAATTCATCCATGACACCTGGGGATTAACCCTCCACATCCACGAAAAAGAAAAACCCTTACTTGAACAGGCTCCAGCGTTTGGAATGTCCTGGGGGTTGCCTTTTGATAATTACAAAGGCGATCTTATCTTTTTACGCGAAGGAGATACCATACCGTTGGGTAATGATGCATTCCAGGTGCTTTTTACACCTGGACATTCGCCCGGACATATTGCATTTTATTGTCAGGCGCAGCAGTTTGTTTTGGGTGGCGATGTATTATTCCTGGAGAGCATTGGCCGTACCGACCTGCCCGGCGGAAATTTTGATACACTTATTGCCAGTATTCGTAACCAGTTATTTGTTTTACCCGATGAAACGGTGGTTTACCCGGGCCATGGCCCGCAAACCACTATCGGTTATGAGAAAAAACACAACCCGTTCCTGAATGGATAA
- a CDS encoding DUF1361 domain-containing protein gives MKVEQMKLNSKPYRWMLIKTTSNEMDRMLTLSMGFSIAMVMARIVYTDKFTFIWLIWNLFLAWVPYVISSWLHSKPAMQERKWLFFVLAGIWLLFVPNAFYILTDLFHLGQFHNVPNWFDLTLIISFAWNGLLLGVLSIRQMEKMIQPYLPGKHELYFIYPIMWLNALGIYIGRYPRFNSWDIFVDPIGLSTYLIRMTIHPIQYKYAWGMVACFSVFMTLVYLTIKRISKAIH, from the coding sequence ATGAAAGTGGAGCAGATGAAATTGAACAGCAAGCCTTATCGCTGGATGTTGATTAAAACAACCAGTAACGAAATGGACCGCATGCTTACCCTGTCAATGGGTTTTAGCATTGCCATGGTAATGGCACGGATAGTATATACCGATAAGTTCACGTTTATCTGGCTTATCTGGAATTTGTTCCTGGCCTGGGTACCTTATGTTATCTCGTCGTGGTTGCATAGTAAGCCGGCCATGCAGGAACGTAAATGGTTGTTTTTCGTGCTGGCAGGCATTTGGTTGTTGTTCGTGCCTAACGCCTTTTACATTTTAACCGATCTGTTTCACCTGGGGCAATTCCATAATGTGCCCAATTGGTTCGACCTTACTTTAATTATTTCTTTTGCCTGGAATGGATTGCTATTGGGCGTTTTGTCGATACGGCAAATGGAAAAAATGATCCAGCCATACCTGCCCGGTAAGCATGAGCTGTATTTTATTTATCCCATTATGTGGCTGAATGCATTGGGAATATACATAGGGCGATATCCACGGTTCAACAGCTGGGATATTTTCGTGGATCCCATCGGGCTATCGACCTATCTGATAAGAATGACCATACACCCCATTCAATACAAATATGCCTGGGGCATGGTGGCCTGTTTTTCAGTATTCATGACGCTGGTGTACCTCACTATAAAAAGAATTAGTAAAGCTATACATTGA
- a CDS encoding diacylglycerol kinase, which yields MNSQEGFSIRARVRSFRYALEGIAAFFQSEHNAWLHFMATVAVITLATLVGVTKTEMLALVFAIGFVWVAEMFNTCIEKVMDFVSDQRHKDIKFIKDLAAGAVLVAAITALVVGAVVFIPKLF from the coding sequence ATGAATTCACAGGAAGGGTTTTCCATCCGGGCAAGAGTAAGAAGTTTTCGGTATGCATTGGAAGGGATTGCCGCTTTTTTTCAAAGTGAGCACAACGCCTGGTTACATTTTATGGCAACCGTAGCGGTAATTACGCTGGCTACGCTGGTAGGGGTTACCAAAACTGAAATGCTGGCGCTGGTATTTGCCATTGGTTTTGTTTGGGTGGCAGAAATGTTCAACACCTGCATTGAAAAGGTGATGGACTTTGTTTCGGACCAGCGGCATAAGGATATAAAATTTATAAAAGACCTGGCTGCAGGTGCTGTATTGGTAGCAGCCATAACGGCCCTGGTTGTTGGTGCAGTTGTATTCATACCTAAATTATTTTAA
- a CDS encoding DUF4173 domain-containing protein gives MNKDLIKIILVTAGAVLFNLVFWNEKLAINTVLFDAFLLSALFFLYPNARKSATVNWLLLGHLVSLTMVVIHNTDLSKISFVITLLLVAGFAEYTHRSVWFASGSILMNVVMVVASFLESFKINKAKPTKRKGVGRFIRFAIFPLILLVVFFLIYRDANNAFSDIANRIGAQLEIFFGHFFDFFSLQRLLFLLLGLLISGSILLKSKLDYFSTRETNMNDGLQRSRKTLRQKRSGAMFQFIEMIMGKMANGMMALKNENTTGIISLVLLNVLLLAVNCIDVNFLWLHFQYKPGLPVYKMVHEGTELLIVSIVLAMAILLFYFKGNLNFYKRNNWLKYGAYAWIIQNAMLVSSVFLRDYYYILKHGLAYKRIGVLFFLVMVLVGLLTVFLKIWSRRTNYFLFRVNAWAAIVVLVLATTIHWDEFIAGYNLKRKNTVDLDVPFLLSLSDKALPLLDTNIVALQKRENDAHVKNPDSQPVCDTCYIEELKQRELQFVEKQKDLTWLSWNYADAYTTKYFQKKGLITSIH, from the coding sequence ATGAACAAAGATCTTATAAAAATAATTCTGGTAACAGCAGGTGCTGTTTTATTTAACCTGGTATTCTGGAACGAAAAACTGGCCATCAATACTGTGCTGTTCGATGCCTTCTTATTATCGGCCCTGTTTTTTCTGTATCCCAACGCCCGTAAGTCGGCCACCGTAAACTGGTTGCTGCTGGGCCACCTGGTTAGTTTAACAATGGTAGTGATACATAATACCGATCTGAGTAAGATTTCATTTGTAATTACGCTGTTGCTGGTGGCAGGGTTTGCCGAGTATACGCATCGCTCAGTCTGGTTTGCCAGTGGCTCTATATTGATGAACGTGGTAATGGTGGTTGCCTCCTTCCTGGAGTCCTTTAAAATAAATAAAGCAAAGCCCACTAAACGCAAAGGAGTAGGCCGCTTCATCCGGTTTGCGATCTTTCCGCTTATTTTGTTGGTCGTATTCTTTTTAATTTACCGGGACGCGAATAACGCTTTTTCCGACATTGCCAACCGCATAGGCGCCCAGCTGGAAATATTCTTTGGTCACTTTTTCGATTTCTTCTCTTTACAACGTTTGTTGTTCCTGTTGTTAGGATTGTTGATCTCCGGCTCCATCTTACTAAAAAGCAAACTGGATTATTTCAGCACCCGCGAAACCAACATGAACGATGGCTTGCAGCGTTCCCGGAAAACGTTGCGTCAAAAAAGAAGCGGGGCCATGTTCCAGTTTATTGAAATGATAATGGGTAAAATGGCCAACGGCATGATGGCCCTGAAGAATGAGAACACTACAGGAATTATCAGCCTGGTGTTATTGAATGTGTTGCTGCTGGCAGTGAATTGCATTGATGTGAACTTTTTATGGTTGCATTTTCAATACAAGCCAGGATTGCCGGTATACAAAATGGTGCATGAAGGAACGGAACTGCTGATCGTTTCCATAGTACTGGCCATGGCAATATTATTGTTCTACTTCAAAGGCAATCTTAATTTCTACAAACGGAACAACTGGTTAAAATATGGCGCCTATGCCTGGATAATACAGAACGCCATGCTGGTAAGTTCGGTTTTCCTGCGCGACTATTATTACATCCTTAAACACGGCCTGGCTTACAAACGAATTGGTGTCCTGTTCTTTTTGGTAATGGTATTGGTTGGCCTGTTAACGGTATTCCTGAAGATCTGGAGCCGGAGAACCAACTATTTTTTATTCAGGGTGAATGCATGGGCGGCCATAGTGGTACTGGTGCTGGCTACTACTATTCACTGGGATGAATTTATTGCCGGGTATAATCTGAAAAGAAAAAATACGGTTGACCTGGATGTGCCATTCCTGCTATCCCTGTCAGACAAAGCCTTACCCTTGCTCGATACCAATATAGTAGCATTACAAAAGCGCGAGAACGATGCACATGTGAAAAATCCTGATTCGCAGCCGGTATGTGATACCTGTTACATTGAAGAGTTAAAACAACGGGAATTACAGTTTGTAGAAAAGCAAAAAGACCTTACCTGGCTATCGTGGAATTATGCCGATGCTTATACAACAAAGTATTTTCAGAAGAAAGGATTGATAACCTCTATTCATTAA